One Pseudomonas tolaasii NCPPB 2192 genomic window carries:
- a CDS encoding histidinol-phosphatase: protein MIDSHSHTYYSKHAIGTVDELVRASIKAGVKVLTITDHAPFPVDTDNRLLESELDSYFADIERAQAAYRGEIKILRGIEFDYMPGSDSYNRALLARHELDFVIGSIHYVEVPGEPMVKVWELPRLAAEKFLDRYFADLEALLESGLFDAVGHADTLLRGVDEAIILRRFEPLLPLFARNGVAYELNASGMRKSSLDITSGREVHGRWSYPSRTLLPQLIEHHAVFTVGSDTHDPRDAGAGISELLETLQPLGLQNICYYERRRRVDVPLGTLAATVTVTDGLIQP from the coding sequence ATGATCGACTCCCACAGCCATACCTACTATTCCAAACATGCCATTGGCACGGTTGACGAGTTGGTGCGCGCTTCAATCAAGGCCGGTGTAAAGGTGCTGACCATCACCGACCACGCGCCTTTTCCGGTGGATACCGATAACCGCCTACTGGAGTCGGAACTCGACAGTTACTTTGCCGATATCGAACGGGCGCAGGCGGCGTACCGGGGTGAAATCAAGATTTTGCGTGGCATTGAGTTCGATTATATGCCGGGCTCCGATAGCTATAACCGGGCCTTGCTGGCGCGTCACGAACTGGACTTTGTGATCGGCTCCATTCACTACGTCGAAGTGCCCGGCGAACCCATGGTTAAGGTGTGGGAATTACCGCGCCTGGCTGCAGAAAAATTCCTGGATCGTTATTTCGCGGACTTGGAAGCCCTGCTGGAGAGCGGACTGTTTGATGCCGTGGGGCATGCCGACACCCTGTTGCGCGGTGTAGATGAAGCGATCATCTTGCGCCGTTTCGAGCCCTTGCTGCCGCTGTTTGCGCGCAACGGCGTGGCGTATGAGCTGAACGCCTCGGGCATGCGCAAATCGAGCCTGGACATCACTTCGGGTCGTGAGGTGCATGGGCGCTGGTCTTACCCGTCGCGCACCTTGTTGCCGCAACTGATCGAACATCATGCGGTGTTCACCGTCGGCTCTGATACTCATGACCCGCGAGATGCCGGTGCCGGGATCAGTGAATTGCTTGAAACGCTGCAGCCGCTTGGCTTGCAGAACATCTGCTACTACGAGCGTCGCCGCCGGGTTGATGTCCCTCTGGGAACTTTGGCCGCAACCGTGACCGTTACCGATGGATTGATTCAACCGTGA
- a CDS encoding radical SAM protein, which yields MDLQGHLLYIDITQICGIGCAFCMYADKHKTGIGMELSTLARENLAALINAPQVKRISISGEGEPLNNIKVFHEILHLSNGGKAFEFITSGFFPHDKMLDFYDATDQIVLSNGDTCNIRLSADSHHIEKVKWRAHGLSLDYLRTRRPGGLSFSFRSIDTDRAFTRDFLVAELASWGMHATIEPCNALEDVLMVEGESFGIDYKNLVHPALGTPEGYLDLFDYIQAIETKINKRFTFGSLNKPPLANGMDLTVKPNGDLFLYGIENQRLGNIHFDHVRWEHLATHIRETPLARALYTQPLTDLLARFDDRELVQSIMAKANNPYWLVKELANHDGLLEQMVCP from the coding sequence ATGGATCTGCAAGGTCATCTCCTTTACATCGACATCACCCAGATATGCGGCATCGGCTGTGCATTCTGCATGTATGCCGACAAGCACAAGACCGGCATCGGCATGGAGCTTTCGACGCTCGCCCGGGAAAACCTGGCGGCCCTGATCAATGCCCCGCAGGTCAAGCGCATCTCCATCAGCGGGGAAGGCGAGCCGCTCAATAACATCAAGGTGTTCCACGAAATCCTGCACCTTTCCAATGGTGGCAAAGCGTTCGAGTTCATCACCAGCGGGTTCTTTCCCCACGACAAAATGCTCGACTTTTATGACGCCACCGACCAGATCGTGTTGAGCAACGGCGACACCTGCAACATCCGCCTGAGCGCCGACAGCCACCACATCGAGAAAGTGAAATGGCGCGCCCATGGGCTGAGCCTGGACTACCTGCGCACACGACGTCCGGGGGGCTTGAGCTTTTCGTTTCGCTCCATCGACACGGACCGGGCATTCACCCGTGACTTCCTGGTCGCCGAGTTGGCCAGCTGGGGGATGCACGCCACCATCGAACCCTGCAACGCGCTGGAGGATGTGTTGATGGTGGAAGGCGAATCGTTCGGCATCGACTACAAGAACCTCGTCCATCCCGCGCTAGGCACACCCGAAGGCTACCTGGACCTATTTGACTACATCCAGGCCATCGAGACCAAGATCAACAAGCGCTTTACTTTTGGCAGCCTGAACAAGCCACCGCTTGCCAATGGCATGGACCTGACGGTCAAGCCCAATGGTGACCTATTCCTCTATGGCATCGAGAATCAGCGGTTGGGCAACATCCATTTTGATCACGTGCGCTGGGAACACCTGGCCACCCATATCCGCGAAACCCCCTTGGCCCGGGCGCTGTATACCCAGCCGCTGACCGACCTGCTGGCCCGGTTCGATGACCGCGAATTGGTGCAGTCGATTATGGCCAAAGCGAACAACCCTTACTGGCTGGTCAAGGAGTTGGCCAACCACGATGGCCTGCTTGAACAGATGGTGTGCCCATGA